The Caulifigura coniformis genome includes a region encoding these proteins:
- a CDS encoding heavy metal translocating P-type ATPase, with protein MGQKTTMGIGLILPGVPDAQDACLARLKTLLENKPGVESTHLKDDDAGDESSSICVHYDPNVISLSEVRAYIKRAGVELSQRYGHLLVAASPMHAREARSFEQAVQALPGVIEAGMSPAGVLRIEFDRDATDDARLQTLINEVIPRTKSEHLADSPSAADGEHSHDHNGLFGEQTELIVTCISGALLVAGWLAGLFVAASWVSISFYIGAFITAGFFTVREAVGNIIHGRFEIDFLMLVAAGGAAVLGKWPEGALLLFLFSLGHALEHYAMGRARRAIEALAELAPQTAIVRRNGTIQELPVEQLVVGDIAIIKPNERVPADGFVTKGESSVNQAPITGESVPVDKRPVPDADSVASSSAQLSSEHRVFAGTINGSGALEVQVTKASTDSTLARVIEMVNEAETQKSPTQRFTDQFERYFVPAVIALAVVLLFAWVVVDEPFRDSFYRSMAVLVAASPCALAIATPSAVLSGVARAARGGVLVKGGGPLENLGTITAIAFDKTGTLTEGKPRLIDVVAADGQSEEQLLRTAVAVESLSDHPLAAAVVEEGRRRLGNAKVGHATDLKSITGRGVQAVVDGTMVHIGKHDLFSEIDGEKLPSGLRSKIAELERNGRTTMVVRSGSSYLGVLGLMDTPRAKAQQTIARLRELGVKRLIMLSGDNQQVADAVSKAVGIEEAWGDLMPDGKVDAIKKLRANGGVAMIGDGVNDAPAMASASVGVAMGAAGSDVALETADVALMADDLAHLPFAVGLSRKTSRVIRQNLWFSLGVVALLLPATIFGLPMGAAVVFHEGSTLLVVLNALRLLAYAE; from the coding sequence ATGGGGCAGAAGACCACCATGGGAATCGGGCTGATCTTGCCCGGTGTTCCTGACGCTCAAGATGCGTGTCTGGCGAGGTTGAAGACACTCCTTGAGAACAAGCCCGGCGTTGAGAGCACTCACCTTAAAGATGACGATGCAGGAGACGAATCTAGTTCAATTTGCGTTCACTACGATCCCAATGTGATCTCGCTGAGCGAAGTTAGAGCGTACATCAAAAGAGCCGGCGTCGAGTTGTCGCAGCGTTACGGTCACCTCTTGGTCGCGGCGTCTCCCATGCATGCACGGGAGGCCAGATCCTTCGAGCAAGCCGTGCAGGCCCTTCCCGGAGTTATCGAAGCCGGCATGTCGCCTGCCGGTGTGCTTCGCATCGAATTCGACCGCGACGCAACGGACGACGCTCGCCTTCAGACGCTCATCAATGAAGTGATTCCTCGCACAAAGTCAGAACATTTGGCCGATAGCCCTTCCGCCGCGGATGGCGAGCACTCTCACGATCACAACGGCCTGTTTGGCGAGCAGACAGAGTTGATCGTAACGTGTATCAGCGGTGCACTACTTGTGGCCGGATGGCTAGCAGGGCTGTTTGTCGCCGCTTCATGGGTGTCAATCAGCTTCTACATCGGGGCCTTCATCACGGCAGGATTCTTCACGGTCCGAGAAGCTGTCGGAAACATCATTCACGGTCGGTTCGAGATCGACTTTCTGATGCTCGTCGCAGCCGGAGGCGCTGCCGTTCTCGGGAAGTGGCCAGAAGGGGCACTCCTCCTCTTTTTGTTTAGCCTTGGACACGCTTTGGAGCACTATGCCATGGGGCGCGCTCGCCGAGCGATCGAAGCACTGGCTGAGCTCGCGCCACAGACCGCAATAGTTCGGCGGAACGGTACGATCCAGGAGTTGCCGGTTGAACAGCTCGTCGTCGGCGACATCGCCATCATCAAGCCGAATGAGCGGGTGCCTGCCGATGGGTTTGTGACCAAGGGCGAAAGTAGCGTCAATCAGGCCCCGATCACGGGGGAGAGTGTCCCCGTTGACAAACGGCCGGTCCCGGATGCCGACTCAGTTGCGAGCAGCAGCGCCCAGCTCAGCAGTGAGCATCGAGTCTTCGCCGGCACGATCAACGGCAGCGGTGCTCTCGAAGTGCAGGTCACGAAGGCGTCGACGGACAGCACATTGGCCCGTGTCATCGAGATGGTGAACGAGGCAGAAACCCAGAAATCGCCGACGCAGCGCTTCACGGATCAATTCGAACGCTACTTCGTCCCGGCAGTCATTGCGTTGGCAGTGGTGTTGCTCTTCGCGTGGGTTGTAGTGGACGAGCCCTTTCGCGACTCGTTTTACAGATCGATGGCCGTGCTCGTCGCCGCCAGTCCCTGTGCCTTGGCGATCGCGACACCGAGTGCCGTCCTGAGCGGTGTGGCACGAGCGGCACGAGGCGGAGTCCTCGTGAAAGGCGGAGGGCCGCTGGAGAACCTCGGAACCATCACGGCCATCGCGTTCGATAAGACCGGAACATTGACGGAAGGCAAGCCACGGCTGATTGACGTTGTCGCCGCAGATGGACAATCCGAAGAGCAACTCTTGCGAACGGCGGTCGCCGTCGAGTCGCTTAGCGACCATCCTCTTGCCGCTGCCGTTGTTGAAGAGGGCCGGAGACGTTTAGGCAACGCCAAGGTTGGACATGCCACTGATCTCAAGAGCATCACGGGCAGAGGAGTCCAGGCGGTTGTCGACGGAACGATGGTCCACATCGGCAAGCACGATTTGTTCTCGGAGATCGATGGCGAGAAACTGCCTTCCGGCCTTCGTTCGAAGATCGCCGAACTCGAACGGAATGGCCGGACCACGATGGTGGTTCGTTCAGGCAGCAGTTATCTCGGAGTGCTGGGGCTGATGGATACACCGCGAGCGAAAGCCCAGCAGACGATCGCGAGGCTGCGGGAGTTGGGCGTCAAACGACTGATCATGCTGTCCGGTGACAATCAGCAAGTCGCGGACGCCGTCTCAAAGGCAGTTGGGATCGAAGAAGCCTGGGGAGACCTAATGCCAGACGGTAAGGTCGATGCCATCAAAAAACTACGAGCCAATGGCGGCGTCGCAATGATTGGCGACGGAGTCAATGATGCTCCCGCAATGGCCAGTGCGAGCGTCGGCGTCGCGATGGGGGCCGCGGGGTCGGATGTGGCGTTGGAGACCGCGGATGTAGCATTGATGGCCGACGATCTCGCTCACCTCCCGTTTGCAGTTGGCCTCAGCCGCAAAACCAGCCGGGTCATCCGCCAGAATCTTTGGTTCAGTCTCGGCGTCGTCGCCCTTTTACTGCCTGCAACGATCTTTGGTCTTCCAATGGGGGCCGCGGTCGTCTTTCACGAGGGATCGACATTGCTGGTGGTGCTGAATGCCCTGCGTCTACTGGCCTACGCGGAATGA
- a CDS encoding methyltransferase family protein, whose product MRLMTGTNRTITSKTPFEHRRRAVTAAFAVVALVAATCAPSRWGVETIAGWCFFSTAVVMTAVGALGRLWAGIFIAGRKSTHLVTCGPYSLCRNPLYFFSAVAAVGVSFSTSTFSFPLALCAIFALYYPALIAIEERRLHARHGKAFEEYRRSTPAFWPRLSNYQEPVTYEFPPRVMRKNIVDAVCFWLLLGAGHILAEFHSEGLLPAIWKVW is encoded by the coding sequence ATGCGCCTCATGACGGGCACGAATCGTACGATCACAAGTAAGACTCCCTTCGAGCATCGTCGTCGAGCCGTGACAGCAGCGTTTGCAGTTGTGGCACTCGTCGCGGCCACCTGCGCCCCCAGCCGGTGGGGAGTGGAGACAATCGCGGGTTGGTGCTTCTTCTCGACCGCGGTCGTAATGACGGCAGTCGGAGCCTTGGGGCGACTTTGGGCTGGGATTTTCATCGCTGGCCGCAAGTCGACTCACCTTGTGACGTGTGGCCCCTACTCTCTCTGTCGTAATCCGCTGTATTTCTTCAGCGCAGTGGCTGCAGTTGGGGTCAGTTTCAGCACGTCAACGTTCAGCTTCCCACTGGCGCTTTGTGCGATCTTTGCCCTGTATTACCCGGCGTTGATCGCGATCGAGGAGCGACGCCTCCATGCACGACACGGGAAGGCGTTTGAGGAATACCGACGAAGCACACCTGCGTTCTGGCCACGTCTTTCAAACTATCAGGAACCCGTCACGTATGAATTTCCGCCGAGAGTGATGCGTAAAAACATTGTTGATGCCGTGTGTTTCTGGTTGCTGCTGGGCGCCGGTCACATCCTCGCCGAGTTTCACAGCGAGGGGCTACTGCCCGCCATCTGGAAAGTCTGGTAG